In a genomic window of Branchiostoma floridae strain S238N-H82 chromosome 19, Bfl_VNyyK, whole genome shotgun sequence:
- the LOC118406709 gene encoding serine/threonine-protein kinase TIO-like isoform X2: MAGYYLSQRLTPYERMMNEERGLGMADPRAEIHEKVQQAGIPLIQENDYQIVENGLVGTGTFGKVYKGKYDDDEVAVKEIQMGRKVKLTDHQIREIQIHGLLPGHKNVASLLAVSIGKNLRMICNFIDGRSLDEIIFEEDEIPKLLKIPAHEEPYVALQIAEGVAHLHDCGIIHRDLKPENVMVDTKRHAYICDLGTAKVEQHNNLSVIESMIKPGSPIFLAPECSVDGLDADYSSDIWSLGCTLAELFAREEIWETEDIEFELKRNLKDRKEPDGLKDVREPFNSLVRKLLSYDPKNRITAFDAVRELQKTFDWKKYEQYKDLTSKPGFRKRRALSAPN, from the exons ATGGCTG GATACTACCTTTCCCAGCGACTCACACCGTACGAAAGAATGATGAATGAAGAACGGGGTCTCGGAATGGCTGACCCGAGAGCCGAGATCCACGAGAAAGTGCAGCAAGCAG GAATCCCTCTTATCCAGGAAAATGACTACCAGATCGTTGAGAACGGCCTGGTGGGAACTGGAACCTTTGGGAAGGTCTATAAGGGcaagtatgatgatgatgaggtgGCTGTCAAGGAGATTCAGATGGGGAGGAAAGTCAAGCTGACGGACCACCAGATCCGAGAAATACAAATCCACGG GCTGCTACCTGGTCACAAGAACGTCGCCAGTCTGCTCGCAGTGTCTATCGGGAAGAATCTGAGAATGATCTGCAACTTCATCGACGGCAGAAGTCTGGACGAGATCATATTCGAAGAGGACGAAATTCCTAAACTCCTCAAG ATCCCGGCCCATGAGGAACCGTACGTGGCCCTGCAGATAGCAGAGGGAGTGGCGCACCTTCACGACTGTGGCATCATCCACCGGGACCTCAAGCCCGAAAACGTCATG GTTGATACAAAAAGACACGCCTACATCTGTGACCTGGGGACGGCCAAGGTTGAGCAGCACAACAACCTGTCCGTGATAGAGAGCATGATAAAGCCGGGAAGTCCCATCTTTCTCGCTCCAGAATGCTCCGTGGACGGCCTGGACGCTGATTATTCTTCGGACATTTGGTCCTTGGGTTGCACTTTGGCAG AGCTCTTCGCACGTGAAGAAATCTGGGAGACGGAGGACATCGAGTTCGAACTTAAGAGGAACCTTAAGGACAGGAAGGAACCCGACGGCTTGAAGGATGTTAGGGAACCATTCAAC TCCCTTGTCAGGAAACTGCTAAGTTACGACCCGAAGAACAGAATAACTGCCTTCGACGCCGTCAGGGAGTTGCAGAAGACGTTTGACTGGAAGAAGTACGAACAGTATAAGGACCTCACCAGTAAGCCTGGATTCAGGAAGAGGAGGGCTCTCAGTGCTCCAAACTAG
- the LOC118406709 gene encoding serine/threonine-protein kinase TIO-like isoform X1 yields the protein MAGYYLSQRLTPYERMMNEERGLGMADPRAEIHEKVQQAGIPLIQENDYQIVENGLVGTGTFGKVYKGKYDDDEVAVKEIQMGRKVKLTDHQIREIQIHGLLPGHKNVASLLAVSIGKNLRMICNFIDGRSLDEIIFEEDEIPKLLKPVQIPAHEEPYVALQIAEGVAHLHDCGIIHRDLKPENVMVDTKRHAYICDLGTAKVEQHNNLSVIESMIKPGSPIFLAPECSVDGLDADYSSDIWSLGCTLAELFAREEIWETEDIEFELKRNLKDRKEPDGLKDVREPFNSLVRKLLSYDPKNRITAFDAVRELQKTFDWKKYEQYKDLTSKPGFRKRRALSAPN from the exons ATGGCTG GATACTACCTTTCCCAGCGACTCACACCGTACGAAAGAATGATGAATGAAGAACGGGGTCTCGGAATGGCTGACCCGAGAGCCGAGATCCACGAGAAAGTGCAGCAAGCAG GAATCCCTCTTATCCAGGAAAATGACTACCAGATCGTTGAGAACGGCCTGGTGGGAACTGGAACCTTTGGGAAGGTCTATAAGGGcaagtatgatgatgatgaggtgGCTGTCAAGGAGATTCAGATGGGGAGGAAAGTCAAGCTGACGGACCACCAGATCCGAGAAATACAAATCCACGG GCTGCTACCTGGTCACAAGAACGTCGCCAGTCTGCTCGCAGTGTCTATCGGGAAGAATCTGAGAATGATCTGCAACTTCATCGACGGCAGAAGTCTGGACGAGATCATATTCGAAGAGGACGAAATTCCTAAACTCCTCAAG CCCGTGCAGATCCCGGCCCATGAGGAACCGTACGTGGCCCTGCAGATAGCAGAGGGAGTGGCGCACCTTCACGACTGTGGCATCATCCACCGGGACCTCAAGCCCGAAAACGTCATG GTTGATACAAAAAGACACGCCTACATCTGTGACCTGGGGACGGCCAAGGTTGAGCAGCACAACAACCTGTCCGTGATAGAGAGCATGATAAAGCCGGGAAGTCCCATCTTTCTCGCTCCAGAATGCTCCGTGGACGGCCTGGACGCTGATTATTCTTCGGACATTTGGTCCTTGGGTTGCACTTTGGCAG AGCTCTTCGCACGTGAAGAAATCTGGGAGACGGAGGACATCGAGTTCGAACTTAAGAGGAACCTTAAGGACAGGAAGGAACCCGACGGCTTGAAGGATGTTAGGGAACCATTCAAC TCCCTTGTCAGGAAACTGCTAAGTTACGACCCGAAGAACAGAATAACTGCCTTCGACGCCGTCAGGGAGTTGCAGAAGACGTTTGACTGGAAGAAGTACGAACAGTATAAGGACCTCACCAGTAAGCCTGGATTCAGGAAGAGGAGGGCTCTCAGTGCTCCAAACTAG